The following proteins are encoded in a genomic region of Thermococcus henrietii:
- a CDS encoding DNA-directed RNA polymerase subunit K, translating into MFKYTRFEKARIIGARALQIAMGAPVLIDVPEGITPLQAALMEFEKGIIPLTVIRPS; encoded by the coding sequence ATGTTCAAGTACACCCGCTTTGAGAAGGCCCGCATCATCGGTGCGAGGGCTCTCCAGATAGCGATGGGTGCCCCCGTGCTGATAGACGTTCCCGAGGGAATAACTCCCCTTCAAGCTGCCTTGATGGAGTTCGAGAAGGGAATAATCCCGCTCACCGTAATAAGGCCGAGCTGA
- a CDS encoding 50S ribosomal protein L18e — MVKRTGPTDINLRRLIRALRKKSNEEGVKIWKDIAWRLERPRRQRAEVNVSKINRYTKEGDTVIVPGSVLGAGKLEHKVTVAAWKFSETAKKKILEAGGEAITIEELMERNPKGSGVIIME, encoded by the coding sequence ATGGTCAAGAGAACAGGTCCCACCGACATCAACCTGAGAAGGCTCATTCGGGCACTCAGGAAGAAGTCGAACGAAGAGGGAGTTAAGATTTGGAAGGACATCGCTTGGCGCCTTGAGAGGCCGAGGAGGCAGAGGGCTGAAGTCAACGTCAGCAAGATAAACCGCTACACCAAGGAGGGCGACACCGTCATCGTTCCGGGAAGCGTTCTCGGAGCCGGAAAGCTCGAGCACAAGGTCACCGTTGCTGCTTGGAAGTTCAGCGAGACCGCTAAGAAGAAGATCCTCGAGGCCGGTGGCGAGGCCATCACCATCGAGGAGCTTATGGAGAGAAACCCGAAGGGTAGTGGAGTAATCATAATGGAGTGA
- a CDS encoding 30S ribosomal protein S9 has protein sequence MRVIQTAGKRKTAIARATIREGKGRVRINHKPVEIIEPEIARFTIMEPLILAGEEIVSKVDIDVKVEGGGFMGQAEAARVAIARALVEWTNDMNLKEKFMKYDRTMLVGDSRRTEPHKPNRSTKGPRAKRQKSYR, from the coding sequence ATGAGGGTCATCCAGACTGCTGGAAAGAGGAAAACCGCTATAGCGAGGGCCACCATAAGGGAAGGAAAGGGAAGGGTGAGAATCAACCACAAGCCCGTCGAGATAATCGAGCCCGAGATAGCGCGCTTCACCATCATGGAACCGCTCATATTGGCTGGAGAGGAGATAGTCAGCAAGGTCGACATCGACGTCAAGGTCGAGGGCGGAGGCTTCATGGGCCAGGCCGAGGCCGCGCGCGTCGCCATAGCCAGGGCTCTCGTCGAGTGGACCAACGACATGAATCTCAAGGAAAAGTTTATGAAGTACGACAGGACTATGCTCGTTGGCGACAGCAGGAGGACCGAGCCCCACAAGCCCAACCGCTCGACCAAGGGTCCGAGGGCCAAGAGGCAGAAGTCCTACCGTTGA
- a CDS encoding DNA-directed RNA polymerase subunit D — protein sequence MEPKFEILEKREDSIKFIVSGIDVAFANALRRTILADVPTFAVDEVEFFENDSALFDEIIAHRLAMIPLTTPVERFSLDALELDDYTVTLSLEAEGPGMVYSGDLKSSDEGIKPANPNIPIVKLAEGQKLTLNAYAKLGRGKDHAKWQPGFVYYKYLTKIHVSKDVPDWEELKELAERRGLPVEEKNDEIIITTTKAFYLPRKFEAYEGEKIREEVVPGTFVFTVETNGELPVEEIVSIALKILMRKSDRFINELHKLAD from the coding sequence ATGGAGCCGAAGTTTGAAATTCTTGAAAAGAGGGAGGACTCGATAAAGTTCATCGTCAGTGGCATAGACGTCGCCTTTGCCAACGCCCTTAGGAGGACTATTTTGGCCGACGTCCCTACCTTCGCCGTTGACGAGGTTGAGTTCTTCGAGAACGACTCCGCTTTATTCGACGAGATAATCGCCCACAGATTGGCCATGATTCCCCTCACGACACCCGTTGAGAGGTTCTCGCTCGACGCACTTGAACTCGACGACTACACCGTTACCCTCTCACTTGAGGCAGAGGGGCCGGGCATGGTTTACTCTGGCGACCTCAAGAGCAGTGACGAGGGAATCAAACCAGCGAACCCGAACATTCCGATAGTCAAGCTCGCCGAGGGACAGAAGCTCACGCTCAACGCCTACGCCAAGCTCGGACGCGGAAAGGACCACGCCAAGTGGCAGCCAGGCTTCGTCTACTACAAGTACCTGACGAAAATCCACGTGAGCAAGGACGTTCCCGACTGGGAAGAGCTCAAGGAGCTCGCCGAGAGGCGCGGTTTGCCCGTTGAGGAAAAGAATGATGAAATAATCATAACCACGACCAAGGCCTTCTATCTGCCGAGGAAGTTCGAGGCCTACGAGGGCGAGAAGATTAGGGAAGAGGTAGTGCCTGGAACGTTCGTCTTTACAGTGGAAACAAACGGAGAGCTCCCCGTTGAGGAAATCGTGAGCATAGCGCTCAAGATACTCATGAGGAAGAGCGATAGATTTATAAACGAACTCCATAAATTAGCCGACTGA
- a CDS encoding DNA-directed RNA polymerase subunit N yields the protein MIVPVRCFTCGKVLADKYYEFKKRVEAGEDPGKVLDDLGVERYCCRRTLLSHVELIDQVMVYKVY from the coding sequence ATGATAGTCCCCGTCAGGTGCTTCACCTGCGGAAAGGTGCTGGCAGACAAGTACTACGAGTTCAAGAAGAGAGTTGAGGCCGGGGAAGACCCTGGTAAGGTCCTCGACGACCTTGGCGTCGAGAGGTACTGCTGCAGGAGAACGCTCCTCAGCCACGTGGAGCTCATCGACCAGGTAATGGTTTATAAAGTCTACTAA
- a CDS encoding 30S ribosomal protein S13 yields MTENFRHIVRVAGVDLDGHKQLRWALTGIKGIGINFATMVLRVAGLDPYMKAGYLTDEQVKLIEKILEDPVAHGIPAWAVNRPKDYETGRDMHLITAKLVMAWREDVNRLRRIRAYRGIRHELGLPLRGQRTRSNFRHGTTVGVSRRKK; encoded by the coding sequence ATGACCGAAAACTTCAGGCACATAGTCCGCGTTGCGGGCGTTGATCTGGATGGACACAAGCAGTTGAGATGGGCACTGACAGGGATTAAGGGAATAGGAATAAACTTCGCCACGATGGTGCTCAGAGTTGCAGGACTCGACCCCTACATGAAGGCCGGTTACCTCACCGACGAGCAGGTTAAGCTGATAGAGAAAATCCTCGAGGACCCCGTCGCCCACGGAATCCCGGCCTGGGCCGTCAACAGGCCGAAGGACTACGAGACCGGCAGGGACATGCACCTCATTACCGCCAAGCTCGTTATGGCCTGGCGTGAGGACGTCAACAGGCTCAGGAGAATACGCGCTTACCGTGGTATAAGGCACGAGCTCGGCCTGCCACTCCGCGGTCAGAGGACCAGGTCGAACTTCAGGCACGGAACCACCGTCGGCGTTAGCAGGAGGAAGAAGTGA
- a CDS encoding 30S ribosomal protein S4, translated as MGDPKRQRKKYETPSHPWIKERLDRERVLKRKYALKNKKELWRHETQLKEFRRRARRLLAARGKQAEIERQQLLQRLHRLGLLPADAVLDDVLSLTVEDVLERRLQTIVYKKGLARTIKQARQLIVHGHIEVNGQIIRSPGYLVLREEEDTITYSKNSPFAKEGHPERMVIEQAKQGGEA; from the coding sequence ATGGGAGACCCGAAGAGGCAGAGGAAGAAGTACGAGACTCCCTCTCACCCCTGGATTAAGGAGAGACTCGACCGCGAGAGGGTTCTGAAGAGGAAGTACGCCCTCAAGAACAAGAAGGAGCTCTGGCGCCACGAGACCCAGCTCAAGGAGTTCAGGCGTAGGGCGAGGCGCCTTCTCGCAGCGAGGGGTAAGCAGGCCGAAATCGAGAGGCAGCAGCTCCTCCAGAGGCTCCACAGGCTCGGCCTTCTCCCGGCCGATGCCGTGCTCGATGACGTTCTCTCGCTCACCGTTGAGGACGTCCTCGAGAGAAGACTCCAGACGATAGTTTACAAGAAGGGACTCGCCAGGACCATCAAGCAGGCCAGACAGCTCATAGTCCACGGCCACATCGAGGTCAACGGCCAGATAATCCGCTCACCCGGCTACCTCGTCCTCCGCGAGGAGGAGGACACCATTACCTACTCCAAGAACTCCCCCTTCGCGAAGGAGGGTCACCCCGAGAGGATGGTTATTGAACAGGCCAAGCAGGGTGGTGAGGCATGA
- a CDS encoding 30S ribosomal protein S11 codes for MSEETQQQVNLKKKEKWGVAHIYSSYNNTIIHITDLTGAETVSRWSGGMVVKADRDEPSPYAAMIAAKRAAEEAMEKGFVGVHIKVRAPGGSKSKTPGPGAQAAIRALARAGLRIGRVEDVTPIPHDGTRPKGGRRGRRV; via the coding sequence ATGAGCGAGGAAACCCAGCAGCAGGTTAACCTTAAGAAGAAGGAGAAGTGGGGAGTTGCCCACATTTACTCCTCTTACAACAACACCATCATCCACATCACCGACCTCACCGGGGCCGAGACCGTCTCCAGGTGGAGCGGTGGTATGGTCGTCAAGGCCGACAGGGACGAGCCCTCCCCGTACGCGGCCATGATTGCCGCCAAGAGGGCCGCCGAAGAGGCCATGGAGAAGGGCTTCGTCGGTGTTCACATCAAGGTTCGCGCCCCCGGAGGAAGCAAGAGCAAGACCCCCGGACCCGGTGCTCAAGCGGCAATCAGGGCCCTCGCGAGGGCTGGCCTCAGAATCGGCAGGGTGGAAGACGTTACCCCGATACCGCACGACGGAACCAGGCCCAAGGGCGGTAGGCGCGGTAGGCGCGTCTGA
- a CDS encoding class I SAM-dependent methyltransferase translates to MSHYYSEEPNVPLKTKTIEVCLRGYCFKFITASGVFSFGKLDRGTELLIENMVLDRNWRVLDLGCGYGAIGIVASRFVDYVVMTDVNRRAVSIARKNLKINGVRNAEVRWGSLYEPVKGEKFDSIITNPPVHAGKEVLREIVINAPRHLNDGGLLQLVIKTKQGAKYIKALMEETFIEVRELAKGSGYRVYAGIA, encoded by the coding sequence ATGAGCCACTACTACTCCGAGGAGCCGAACGTCCCGCTGAAGACGAAGACGATAGAGGTCTGCCTTAGGGGTTACTGCTTCAAGTTCATCACAGCGAGCGGTGTCTTCTCCTTCGGGAAGCTCGACCGGGGGACGGAGTTGCTCATAGAAAACATGGTTCTCGATAGGAACTGGCGCGTCCTTGATTTGGGCTGTGGCTACGGGGCAATTGGAATAGTCGCTTCCCGCTTCGTTGACTACGTCGTTATGACCGACGTGAACAGGCGCGCGGTCAGCATAGCGAGGAAAAACTTAAAAATCAACGGCGTTAGAAACGCCGAGGTCAGGTGGGGAAGCCTCTACGAGCCCGTTAAGGGCGAAAAATTCGACTCAATCATCACCAATCCCCCCGTGCACGCGGGAAAGGAAGTCCTGAGGGAAATAGTTATAAACGCTCCCCGGCATCTCAACGATGGTGGCCTCCTGCAACTGGTGATTAAGACGAAGCAGGGGGCAAAGTATATTAAGGCCCTCATGGAGGAGACCTTCATCGAAGTGAGAGAGCTCGCGAAGGGGAGCGGTTACCGCGTGTACGCCGGGATTGCCTAG
- the rplM gene encoding 50S ribosomal protein L13, giving the protein MRIINAEGLILGRLASKVAKMLLEGEEVVIVNAEKAIITGNREDIFAKYKQRTELRTRTNPRRGPFYPKRSDEIVRRTVRGMLPWKTDRGRKAFRRLKVYVGVPKEFEGKELETISEAHMSRLATPKYVTVGEVAKFLGGKF; this is encoded by the coding sequence ATGAGGATTATTAACGCTGAAGGACTCATACTCGGAAGGCTCGCCTCGAAGGTTGCCAAGATGCTCCTCGAGGGCGAAGAGGTCGTCATAGTCAACGCCGAGAAGGCCATCATCACCGGAAACCGTGAGGACATCTTTGCCAAGTACAAGCAGAGGACCGAGCTTAGAACCAGGACCAACCCGAGGAGGGGTCCGTTCTACCCGAAGAGGAGCGACGAGATAGTCAGGAGGACCGTTAGGGGCATGCTCCCCTGGAAGACCGACCGCGGAAGGAAGGCCTTCAGGAGGCTCAAGGTCTACGTCGGCGTTCCCAAGGAGTTCGAGGGCAAGGAGCTTGAGACCATAAGCGAGGCCCACATGTCGAGGCTTGCCACGCCGAAGTACGTCACCGTTGGTGAAGTGGCCAAGTTCCTCGGTGGAAAGTTCTGA